The genome window GCTCAAGTATGTAAACAAATAAGAGATGCCATTTCCAAAAATTGATAAGTTGTCTAAAATCCTGTTATGGCTTCACTTGAGGAATATGTAATCCCCGGACAGTAGCAGTAAAACAGCAAAGTAAGATTTTCAAGTCATTATTCATCCATTCGTGCAATTGTAATATACTAATAGTTTGCTTGATTGTTACTAGTGTGGAGTTTGCTATGGCAGTTTGACTGAAAGCTTATCAATCGCCGGTCATTTTGGTGGATTCGCTGACACTGCATTCAGTGCTGAGATAAACTCAAAAGGGTTGAACAAAAGAACAATTAGAAGAAAACAGAATAGCAACGATAAGGAAagcaaagataaaaaaaaagcaTTCATTAGAATACTAACAAGATGTTCTATTGAAAGGGTCACATAATAGTTTGTTTTGGGTTCCCACAGGTAAAACATATGCCAACGCCAGAACTAGACCTTTCAGCTGAAGTACAATTGCCATATTAAAAGGCCATGTATTGTAAAAATAACTGATAATTTCGTTTTTTACATTATGATCATGATGGGTCATATGGTTTACCATGAAAAATTCTTACAATGTTTTCTACTTGTTGACCAACAATCAACATCACAAGTTTTAATTCTTTGAAGGCCGGAAGAACAGTGTAAACTCTGGAGGCAAACGAGGGAAACATATCAAAAGAACGCGGAATGGGTGTCTTCCAGGATCCGAATTCACAAAACCCTGTTGAGTAAATTCTGCTACAAAGTACCTCACCTagattaactttattttatttaagttacAATAAGTACAAACTATAATAAAATAGACAGATCTTTATAAAAGCTCAGCACAACCAAAACTAAAATATTGTATACTATCATCATTAAGAGTGACTAGAAAATACACAGACGTGTTGGCGAGCTCAAGTCATAACTAAATAATACAACTAATGATCACGGAAAAAATAGAAAATGGGCAATGGTTCATGCACCTGTTTGTATGCATGCAAGTTAGTCATGTTCACTTGAAGTTGTTAATTGAGATTAGCATATATTCAACGGATGAGAAACATCTAGGTGGGGTGTTTGCAAGAAACAGAACAAAACACTATTGATTTGCTTGAGATTTTGTTCAATTATGTGGCATCTTTCTATATTAACTATGTTTCTGTAGAATTTAAATTACTGTACTTACATTTGTTATCATCAGAAGCCAAAAACTTCAAGTTCCTGAAATGTACTTGTGATTTGTGCAGTTAAGAACCATAGCGGTTGCTGCCACAATAGAAAATAACTTCATTATTCTTGCAGTGTTTTCTAGTCCTGTAAAAACCACAAGCCGGAGTCGCTGCAATCTGCATGAAGCTgaaaatgcaaatgaagaaatcATTACCAGAAAAAGTAACATGACTAGAAATTACCAAGAtgcatttgattttttttctttctctgtATAGACTCGGAGGCCATGTTTGTCGGAAGAAATTATAACCTTATTTACAATTTCACGGAtccatattttagtttatttcaCCGGATTATAATACCTTATGAAATAAAGTCTTATAGTTTATAAAGATGAATCAAAAGAATTTTTTGCTGTACAATCTCGTGATATCATAATTTTTGCACAAGGAGTACAGTAATTTGGGCGATTATGACTAGTGTCTCATATGTATTGATAACAAGGTGAAATTACAGGCCACTGcaggaaatttattttcatgaaTTCAAATGCTTAGTTTATCTAAGTAATCAAAAATTGATTCAGAAGTTTCGGTTTTGTATTACAGTGTCTCGCCACTTATTATTTCCCCATAGGAAAAGAAACAGTTAATTAAACAGCTccgaaaaataatttcaaattaaacttAATACTATGACAGAAAAACTTATAATTTACTttattatataacttttttctttttaactatGACAAAAGACAAAAGTCAAGACATATCAAATATCAGCATTTCAAAATCCAAGAAAATAGACAAATAAAAAAGCATTTCAAAATCCAAGAAAATCGACAAACAATAAAGCATTTCAAAATCCAAGAGGAtagacaaataaataaaatattgtaaattcCAAGAACATAATACCTCCATCCCAAAGTAATATGTTTGCCTTTCAACCCATATAAGGCATAACTATTCTAAATAattgatatttgattttttaacaaaattttacaaatacTGTATTGACCACAATTTTAGGATTTGGGGATTTCAAACAGGGCAAGGAAAGCTCTTTGCAACTTCTGGAGACATTGCAATAACTCAGAACAACCTCTAAAGTAGTTCATCAGTTGCTGTTGGCAACAACCCAAGTTTGTCAAACTAAATCTAAAGATATAGAGATTCAGAATGAAAGACATGAAGCACTAGTTGATCCTGCTCTGACAAAAAACTACTGTTAAATATATAGCTCCTAAATGAAAACAGATTTGCAATCAACCAGAACACCGTCCAATGACACACTACTACACTAGACCAAAACTCCAAGACGAGATGTGGGAAAATTCATTCAGATGAATTCTACTCATAAATAATGGTTTATATTCATACacaacaaaagaattatggTAAGGTGTCTTAGTGATCAGACTCACCTAAAGAGAACACAAAACTATTGCATCTCATAACTCAACTAAACCTACACAAATAATACTctatattacaaaaaattaacAGAGGCACAAGAACCAACCACAAAACCGTGGAAGAACCCTGAAGCTAGGGACAACCAACTACTCAAGCTACAAACAAATTGTCAATGGCAGCAAGTTGATGGATTGAAGCCCATCCTATAATATACATCAGAAATGCAAGTAGTTGGTGCTCCTCTACGTGATTCTGGACTTCTTGTGCTTAATAGGAGAATTCATGACCTCGAAGCGAGATATACTTCTTTACCCATATAGCAATATCCTCGGCACATGCCTGGGCCTGAGGTGTCTTAAGGAGCATGTCCAGGGTAGCAAACTCATGAACTGCATCCTTGTACTCCAGAACTGGTGCATCAACGTTCACCTTACGAAGTTCCTCTGAGTAAGCAATGGCTCGATCTCTCATCCAGTCATGCTCTGCTACCACTGTTAGTGTGGGGGGCATGCGCTTCAGAGGCGGCCCCCTATCGGGAATAAGAGGATTTGCAGCAGGGTGGTCTAGGCTGAACTCCGCTTCGGGTAAAAATAGTTTCCATGCAAGTATGCACATCGCCTTGTCATAGAAGTAGGAATTAGCCAGTTTGATCTCAGAATGTGTTGGAACACTTCCAATGAAGAATGGATACATCAAAACTTGTGCAACAACCTTAACCGGATCCAAAAGCCTTCCAGCTTCTACAGATTTCCGAGCCACATAATCAGCAATATTTGCACCACAACTGACCCCCAGTAGGACGCATCTGATCATTTGGTAAACACTATGTTAAGATCCaactatatatttatacaaatataacAGATTTGAAGTAATATCAGTATGTGTGATCCTTGTAAAGAGCAATTTCACATGATCATCAAAATCACATCACCAAAGCTGTATTAAATGTTTAAAAGACATTTATGATCAAAAAGTAGATCCACTATGAGATTACGCACTATACCAAATCAAAACCTAGATCCAAAACAAGGTCATGCACCAATTGCGACTTCCCATCAAACCACAAGTGGCAAATGATTGGTAGTTGTTCTGTGGCATAGCCAGAGAAGGTGAAAATCAAAGCAATTTATTTCTTCAGTTACTGCCTCGTTAACTGAGCAACATCTAGAAGCATGACCAGTAAACTCTAATAACATCAATTACCTCAACAAAATTACGACCAAAGTTTTTCCAGTTACCTTTACTCTTTTATTAATCACTACATGTTAATTTAAAACCTCAACTGTCTACAATAGTGTCTGAATGCTGAATATTGGCTATtaaatgattcaaataaaaaaaaacagccAACAATTTTACCAATCTTAATTGCGAAAAACTGCATTGTAAAACATTATTTGAACCTTTACATGTAAAGTAATCAGCTGACCAATAATTTTAACAAGCAATTAGGTCCTTGCAGTTAAGAGGCGTGTAATACTTATCTAAAACAATTCCTTTTTCATATTGCATGTTAAATTgtctaaaaataaaatcttgagACGAAAGTAAGTTGAAATTATGAAGCCTGCAAGGAACTTTCTCTTGCATAAAGGGTTCCACACTTCCACCAAAAACAAAGTACAAATAAGTAGGTATGTGTCTACTGCAAGCCCAATTGTTGTAGTTCCTATGTTCCTAAACGAATCAAATGAAGCATGGGACAGTACGTCATTTACTTTCTAGTCTTGTGATAACTCCCAACACAGTGTGTTCTATACCATATAGCAAATGTAGTTTCAAGAAGAAAGCAACATTGTGCTTCCATTTTAAAAACAGAGACTCGCTGATAACTACATATTTTTCAGCATCAGCCAAATCATACAAATAAAACATTAGGAGTCAAGATGCCAAACTTGAACTGGGCTTGAAGAACATGGCTACTGACTGTTATTGCATCAATATTATCCTTCTCTATAATGCAAGAGTCTCTAGTATCTACCGTGCCTACCAGCACCAATCTCCACATTCCTAACAATTAAGGGAAGTGTATGGATTAACAGAAGAGTACAAAAGAACAACTAGAACTACAGTGTCAGGTCAGCAGGAATACTGATGCCATCAATATACACTAACAACACAGCAATGTACAAGAAACTCTAATTTTCATAGATCAGAAAACACATGATTATGATAGGGATGAGATTTCACTAAGCACTCCTAGAAAAAACAATGAAGTcacataaaataattcaaattaccACAGTATATGATAGCAAATCCAAGTTAGTCTCAATTCATTGCAAATATGGGAagtcaatttatttatttttgccaTAAAAAAGTCAGATAAGCAAATCAAATAATCAgatgtttgatgttgaacaaGTCTGGTAAATACTGGGAAGTCAAAATAGCAGAAAGCCCCCACAATTTTATAACTCAGCTCTATAGAGAATTATAAAGAAATACTGTGAGCTAATGACCAATAAAATTCTTACGAGAATAAAACAGCTCAAATAATATCCACTTCGCCAAAAATACTACACTGTGATTATACAGCAAACAACTGTAGACAAAACAATACTACACTAGAATCAAGAATCTTAAGCATATATGATAATCTACTTGCTCTACTTCGGTAACTTAGTACTATAATacaaatttaactaataatttaaacatGTAGGTTTAGTGTGAGTTGGGCCAGCAGCTTAGTATCaggactttaaaaaaaaatcgacTTGCAATCTCATAAAGTCCTAAtttgatattcaaaattaaaaaaattcattatgtATGGATGGCTATAGTTTTGTAACACAGCTTCTTAGGGTTTAACTCAAGCTGACATCTATTACTacatttaattcaattcaaaGTTGAGCAACATGCTTCACTACCTAAACTATTTGTAAACTTAAGCAACACTTCACTTCCTTCCTGTTACCTGTAACTGTTTCAAAAACATAAGCAAAATATTTTAACTTCATTTGTATTTGCTATAGCTTGCcaaacaaaaaacaattatGCAAAAGAACCAATTTATAGTATTCAAACAAGCAGAACTAGAATCAGTATAGACTTTCTTGCAAAAACTACCATCCGACTAATATAGAATACGATTGTACATATTTACACACAACAGGTATCACTATTCAAAAAGTAGAAAGTTTTAACCTGGCAGGATCACCATGAGCAGCCAACCACGGCTCAACCATTGACGCACCAAAAGCATCAGCAATATGCCCCTGAACTTCCCCTTTCCTCAATTCCGCTCCCCCTCTCACATTCCCCATACTCTTACTACACTCAGCTAAATTCGCTTGTTTGGCCAACCAATGCAAAACCTTCATCCCATCTTCAAACGCATCGGGAAACCTATTCTCAGGCGCAAGCCTATACCCAACCGCCACAATTATAACATCACACAATTTCGCAATCCGCCTACAAAACAAATCATTGGCAACCGAATCACTACTCCCACTCACAAAACCCCCTCCATGAAACTGCAACATCACAGGCAACTTCCTACAATTCTCTCTCCCACTCGGTAAATACCCCTGATAACTCTCCCCTTTCTCCAATTTCAATTTCACACTCGAATCATCACTTCCAACACACGCATAACTATTCCGCCGACTACCAACACCCTCCTCACGTTTACTCGTCACACTACTCGGATCATAACTAGTCCGCCTAATCGGATCCTCAAAAGATCCGAAACCCGACTCGGATCGGATCAAGCCCCTAGCTTTAGACTTAGACTGTTGCGGCGAAGCTAAACACGTGTCAGGAATAAAGATACGAATCGAAAGAGAGGTGAAAGGATCGATGTGGATGTCCTTGGTAG of Daucus carota subsp. sativus chromosome 3, DH1 v3.0, whole genome shotgun sequence contains these proteins:
- the LOC108210411 gene encoding probable carboxylesterase 16 codes for the protein MPSVAVKLYSVFFKFLLKHRLQSRFQALIDETSNPDGFGVSTRPDESIAAANPSFFDGVATKDIHIDPFTSLSIRIFIPDTCLASPQQSKSKARGLIRSESGFGSFEDPIRRTSYDPSSVTSKREEGVGSRRNSYACVGSDDSSVKLKLEKGESYQGYLPSGRENCRKLPVMLQFHGGGFVSGSSDSVANDLFCRRIAKLCDVIIVAVGYRLAPENRFPDAFEDGMKVLHWLAKQANLAECSKSMGNVRGGAELRKGEVQGHIADAFGASMVEPWLAAHGDPARCVLLGVSCGANIADYVARKSVEAGRLLDPVKVVAQVLMYPFFIGSVPTHSEIKLANSYFYDKAMCILAWKLFLPEAEFSLDHPAANPLIPDRGPPLKRMPPTLTVVAEHDWMRDRAIAYSEELRKVNVDAPVLEYKDAVHEFATLDMLLKTPQAQACAEDIAIWVKKYISLRGHEFSY